The Caulifigura coniformis genome includes a region encoding these proteins:
- the mqnC gene encoding cyclic dehypoxanthinyl futalosine synthase, translated as MSDASITRILDKAVAGERLTAAEGLALLESHDLTAIGAAAHAVTCRLHPEPYRTYNIDRNINYTNVCAAVCDFCAFYRPLKHSEGYVLGKPELFQKIQETLDVGGDQILLQGGMHPTLPLEWYEDYLSDIKAHFPTLNIHGFSPPELHHFTKVSKLPLKTVLERLKSAGLGSLPGGGGEILVDRVREAITRGKALTDDWLNVNRVWHELGGVSSATMMFGHVETLAERIEHLDRLRSLQDETGGFTAFICWTFQPPDEAPWFGNRKDGVDMSKIPPAGAFEYLKTQAVARLYLDNFPNIQSSWVTQGEKIGQMALFFGANDMGSLMLEENVVAEAGTVYHLSLDQIRRCISDAGYIPRQRNVHYELIDSGDPEVQNARFRAYREALAAKATPPEPAQGSCGSGQEASAIVNLEPALN; from the coding sequence ATGTCCGACGCTTCCATCACCCGTATTCTCGACAAGGCCGTCGCCGGTGAGCGACTCACCGCCGCCGAAGGCCTCGCCCTCCTGGAAAGCCACGACCTGACGGCGATCGGCGCTGCGGCCCATGCAGTGACCTGCCGGCTGCATCCCGAGCCGTACCGCACCTACAACATCGACCGGAACATCAACTACACGAACGTCTGCGCGGCCGTCTGCGACTTCTGCGCGTTCTATCGCCCGCTGAAGCACAGCGAAGGTTACGTCCTCGGGAAGCCGGAGCTGTTCCAGAAGATCCAGGAAACTCTCGACGTCGGCGGCGATCAGATCCTGCTCCAGGGCGGCATGCACCCCACCCTGCCGCTGGAGTGGTACGAAGACTACCTCAGCGACATCAAGGCCCACTTCCCGACGCTCAATATCCACGGCTTCAGCCCGCCAGAGCTGCATCACTTCACGAAGGTCTCGAAGCTGCCGCTGAAGACGGTGCTCGAACGCCTGAAGTCGGCCGGCCTCGGCAGCCTGCCGGGGGGCGGGGGCGAGATTCTCGTCGACCGCGTTCGCGAAGCGATCACTCGCGGCAAGGCGCTCACCGACGACTGGCTGAACGTCAACCGCGTCTGGCATGAACTGGGAGGCGTTTCGAGCGCCACCATGATGTTCGGCCACGTCGAAACGCTGGCGGAGCGCATCGAGCACCTGGACCGCCTGCGCTCGCTGCAGGATGAGACCGGCGGGTTCACGGCGTTTATCTGCTGGACGTTCCAGCCGCCCGACGAGGCGCCCTGGTTCGGCAACCGCAAGGATGGCGTCGACATGTCGAAGATTCCGCCGGCCGGGGCGTTCGAATACCTCAAAACGCAGGCCGTGGCGCGGCTCTATCTCGACAACTTCCCCAACATTCAGTCGAGCTGGGTGACTCAGGGAGAGAAGATCGGCCAGATGGCTCTCTTCTTTGGCGCGAACGACATGGGCAGCCTGATGCTCGAGGAGAACGTCGTCGCCGAGGCGGGAACGGTTTACCATCTGTCGCTCGACCAGATCCGCCGCTGCATCAGCGATGCAGGCTACATCCCCCGCCAGCGGAACGTGCACTACGAACTGATCGACTCCGGCGATCCCGAGGTCCAGAACGCCAGGTTCCGCGCCTACCGTGAAGCCCTGGCGGCAAAAGCGACGCCCCCTGAACCGGCCCAGGGCAGCTGCGGCAGCGGACAGGAAGCGTCGGCCATCGTCAACCTCGAACCGGCGTTGAACTGA
- a CDS encoding alpha/beta hydrolase, whose amino-acid sequence MRYAVVSVVLAAISGTAWAQQQDVKPLEGTAPLRLEEPLDVDMVRGINAFAEQEIVLSRERRKRHWHPDFSNHAAYDRSVADNRARLRTLIGAVDERLPPGTRQIVLPENLERLPTFPGVTAEFVVTGEGPGEVILVPDANWAPEHITGKIAGLRPEEQLAHVLAEMGIATRTLRLANRSSEFSGRPDLRSTNQPHREYLYRPAFELGRHIIGYEVQKILRAVDELEAAGKKIVVWGIGEGGLLALYAAAIDPRIELCVVSGSFGEREQIWQEPIYRNVWRLLDEFGDAEMASLIAPRSLVIEDCMVPEIAGPPPPSPQRSGAAPGQITTPSPQSVEREFHRARATYERLGVANRIQILASSAPERGRCGTAAALQAVASRFPGRVPGKHSVEPLAADEASRRLHDRQRELVDDLRRYTQRLLHGAAKERDKYWASADRKSLAAWEETSEAYRTQVYDELIGRIPYGLLPPNARSRQVIDEPTHTGYEVVLDVFRSEADGSQPIIAGGILLIPKDLKPGEKRPCVVCQHGLEGTPMDTIVTDPNQKAYGPYKGFSTQLVQRGFIVYAPQNPYRGKDEFRVIQRKSNPLGRSLFSYIIPQHQQTLNWLATLPFVDADRIGFYGLSYGGKTAMRIPPLLPPRPAHNGEPARPGYCLSICSADFNEWILKNASTEDRYSYVFTNEYEIFEWNMGNVANYAELASLMTPRPFMVERGHDDGVAPDEWVAWEFAKVKRHYDRLGIGDRTEMEVFNGPHTINGKGTFDFLHRHLNWPVRPED is encoded by the coding sequence ATGCGGTACGCAGTCGTTTCAGTCGTTCTCGCGGCCATCAGCGGGACCGCATGGGCCCAGCAGCAGGATGTCAAACCGCTCGAAGGAACCGCGCCGCTGCGGCTGGAGGAACCCCTCGACGTCGACATGGTCCGCGGGATTAATGCCTTCGCCGAACAGGAGATCGTCCTGAGTCGTGAGCGGCGGAAGCGGCATTGGCATCCCGACTTTTCCAACCACGCCGCCTACGACAGGAGCGTCGCCGACAACCGCGCGCGGCTCCGCACTCTCATCGGGGCCGTCGATGAGAGGTTGCCCCCGGGAACGCGGCAGATTGTGCTCCCCGAGAACCTGGAGCGGCTGCCCACATTTCCGGGAGTCACCGCCGAGTTTGTCGTGACAGGGGAGGGGCCGGGAGAAGTGATCCTGGTTCCTGATGCGAACTGGGCCCCTGAACACATCACCGGAAAGATTGCGGGCCTGCGTCCCGAGGAGCAACTGGCCCACGTCCTCGCCGAGATGGGAATCGCGACGCGGACCTTGAGACTGGCGAACCGCTCGAGCGAATTCAGCGGCCGGCCAGATCTCCGCAGCACAAACCAGCCCCACCGCGAATACCTTTATCGCCCCGCCTTTGAACTCGGCCGGCACATCATCGGATACGAAGTGCAGAAGATCCTGCGGGCCGTGGATGAACTCGAAGCGGCGGGAAAGAAGATCGTTGTGTGGGGGATCGGCGAAGGAGGCCTCCTGGCGCTGTACGCCGCGGCCATTGATCCCCGGATCGAACTATGCGTCGTCTCGGGTTCGTTCGGCGAGCGGGAACAGATCTGGCAGGAACCGATCTACCGGAACGTCTGGCGCCTGCTGGATGAGTTTGGGGATGCCGAGATGGCGAGTCTCATCGCCCCCCGGTCACTCGTCATCGAAGACTGCATGGTCCCGGAGATCGCCGGACCTCCGCCTCCGTCGCCGCAGCGATCCGGCGCCGCGCCCGGCCAGATCACGACTCCCTCCCCCCAGTCGGTCGAACGCGAGTTTCACAGGGCCAGGGCGACCTACGAACGACTGGGAGTCGCCAACCGCATTCAGATCCTGGCGTCGTCCGCCCCGGAGAGAGGACGCTGTGGAACCGCGGCAGCCCTGCAGGCCGTTGCGTCGAGATTCCCCGGCCGCGTTCCCGGGAAACACTCCGTCGAACCGCTCGCCGCGGACGAGGCAAGTCGCCGACTTCATGACCGCCAGCGCGAGCTCGTCGATGACCTTCGCCGCTACACGCAGCGGCTCCTGCACGGTGCGGCGAAGGAACGCGACAAATACTGGGCCAGTGCCGATCGCAAATCGCTTGCTGCGTGGGAGGAGACGAGCGAGGCGTACCGCACCCAGGTCTACGACGAGCTCATCGGGCGGATTCCGTATGGTCTCCTCCCGCCGAACGCTCGGTCGCGACAGGTGATCGACGAACCGACCCACACCGGGTACGAGGTGGTCCTCGATGTGTTCCGTTCCGAAGCCGATGGAAGCCAGCCAATCATCGCGGGCGGAATCCTGCTCATTCCCAAAGATCTGAAGCCGGGTGAGAAGCGTCCATGCGTCGTCTGCCAGCACGGACTTGAGGGGACGCCGATGGATACCATCGTGACCGACCCGAATCAGAAGGCTTATGGCCCCTACAAGGGCTTCAGCACACAGCTCGTCCAGCGCGGGTTCATCGTTTACGCCCCCCAGAATCCGTATCGCGGCAAGGATGAGTTCCGCGTCATCCAGCGCAAGTCCAATCCGCTCGGGCGATCACTCTTCAGCTACATCATCCCGCAGCATCAGCAGACGCTGAACTGGCTCGCGACGTTGCCGTTCGTCGACGCCGATCGGATCGGGTTCTATGGACTCAGTTACGGCGGGAAGACGGCCATGCGCATCCCGCCGCTGCTTCCCCCCAGGCCGGCCCACAATGGCGAACCGGCTCGACCCGGGTATTGCCTGTCGATCTGCTCGGCCGATTTCAACGAATGGATTCTGAAGAACGCCTCCACCGAGGATCGCTACAGCTATGTCTTCACGAACGAGTACGAGATCTTCGAGTGGAACATGGGGAACGTCGCCAACTACGCCGAGCTGGCGAGCCTCATGACGCCGCGGCCGTTCATGGTGGAGCGTGGGCACGACGACGGCGTCGCCCCCGATGAATGGGTCGCCTGGGAGTTCGCCAAGGTGAAGCGGCACTATGACAGGCTCGGAATCGGCGACCGCACAGAGATGGAGGTCTTCAATGGCCCGCACACCATCAACGGCAAGGGGACGTTCGACTTCCTGCACCGGCATCTGAACTGGCCCGTCCGCCCGGAGGACTGA
- a CDS encoding DUF1549 domain-containing protein: MVRSLPQWGRMTAFGAVLAMLASFAWSAPTPPARPSKKKPPQPKLPELKTPEDKLKFLEAIRASFPTIRSSGGAFTAADLDEMMRKYISKETKTPFTPIVNDETFLRRASIDLTGKTPTPEKIRAFTADKSPKKRAALVDELLASDDYARKWARYWRSVVFHNSAANRNTINPQAFEDWLFTEFKDNRSWDRVVSEMISAQPQRQPNVKAEENGFQQDHGPNNFILACERKPDIIASETARIFMGISVGCAECHDHPFDRWKREQFHEMAAFFANGKYYMTDQDDPSKKSEVKAVFLLGEEPPSTLKPDHLRVAAAAYLVYNSDNYWFARAYVNRMWSELVGDGFYSVDSLGPDKDVVHQLIVNRVSSAFRYAGFDPKWLFRLIMNSEAYQRGIRTIDKPEDLFTSVRPARLRPYEIADNVERLIGELKGARGAVERTFAQNPSTPQSDLEGTVQQALLMMNNGQLQKQLSNSPLKKQLVGIKANDEMVREAFLAVLARTPTPDETKRYADFIKSSKDRNAAIDDLLWVLTNSAEFIVKR, encoded by the coding sequence ATGGTGCGATCGCTTCCGCAGTGGGGACGCATGACGGCGTTCGGCGCCGTTCTCGCGATGCTGGCTTCTTTTGCCTGGTCCGCTCCCACGCCTCCGGCCCGCCCGTCAAAGAAAAAACCACCTCAGCCGAAGCTGCCGGAACTGAAGACTCCGGAAGACAAGCTGAAGTTTCTCGAAGCCATCCGCGCGTCATTCCCGACGATCCGTTCGAGCGGCGGGGCGTTCACCGCGGCCGACCTCGACGAGATGATGCGCAAGTACATCTCGAAAGAGACGAAGACCCCGTTCACTCCGATTGTCAACGATGAGACGTTTCTGCGTCGCGCGTCGATCGACCTGACGGGGAAGACGCCGACGCCGGAGAAGATCAGGGCGTTCACCGCGGACAAGAGCCCCAAGAAACGCGCTGCCCTCGTTGACGAGCTTCTGGCCAGCGACGACTACGCCCGGAAATGGGCCCGGTACTGGCGGTCGGTGGTGTTCCACAACTCGGCCGCGAACCGCAATACGATCAATCCCCAGGCGTTCGAAGACTGGCTGTTCACCGAGTTCAAGGACAACAGATCCTGGGACCGCGTCGTCAGCGAAATGATCTCGGCGCAGCCGCAGCGGCAGCCCAACGTGAAGGCTGAGGAAAACGGCTTCCAGCAGGATCACGGCCCGAACAATTTCATTCTCGCCTGCGAGCGCAAGCCCGACATCATCGCCTCCGAAACCGCCCGCATTTTCATGGGCATCAGCGTCGGTTGCGCGGAATGCCATGACCACCCGTTCGACCGTTGGAAGCGCGAGCAGTTTCACGAGATGGCCGCATTCTTCGCGAACGGCAAGTACTACATGACGGACCAGGACGATCCGTCCAAGAAGTCGGAAGTGAAGGCCGTGTTCCTGCTGGGTGAGGAGCCGCCGTCCACGCTGAAGCCCGACCACCTCCGCGTCGCCGCCGCCGCCTACCTCGTCTACAACTCGGACAACTACTGGTTCGCGCGGGCGTACGTGAACCGCATGTGGAGCGAACTCGTTGGCGACGGCTTCTATTCCGTCGACAGCCTTGGCCCCGACAAGGACGTTGTCCACCAGCTGATCGTGAATCGTGTCTCGTCGGCGTTCCGCTATGCGGGGTTCGATCCGAAGTGGCTGTTCCGGCTGATCATGAACAGCGAGGCCTACCAGCGCGGAATTCGCACGATCGACAAGCCGGAAGACCTCTTCACCTCGGTCCGCCCGGCCCGGTTGCGGCCGTATGAGATCGCCGACAACGTCGAACGGCTGATCGGCGAATTGAAAGGCGCCCGCGGGGCCGTCGAACGGACCTTCGCACAGAACCCCTCCACTCCGCAAAGCGATCTGGAAGGAACGGTGCAGCAGGCGTTGCTGATGATGAACAACGGCCAGCTGCAGAAGCAGCTCTCGAACAGCCCGTTGAAGAAGCAGCTGGTCGGGATCAAGGCGAACGACGAGATGGTTCGTGAAGCGTTCCTGGCGGTCCTCGCAAGGACTCCGACTCCCGACGAGACGAAGCGCTACGCCGACTTCATCAAATCGTCGAAAGACCGGAATGCCGCGATCGATGACCTGCTCTGGGTGCTTACCAACTCCGCGGAGTTCATCGTCAAACGCTGA
- a CDS encoding DUF1501 domain-containing protein produces the protein MFHQNLLSVGLNREGAITRRSLLQLVTGGAAASGSMAFLQAIGLNAAEMKKEGRACIMIFLNGAPSQLELWDPKPGTDNGGPTKSISTQMPGVSFAEYWPKLAQSKDVSLIRTIVGKEAAHERGAYHLRTGRRLTGSSNHPHIGSVAAWKLGDLASDMPNFVSIGNTPHGAGFLGVKYAPFMVGAAGRLPDNIVASVPAPRLDQRMKLLSQQDAELAAVGAKAIANEHQELYQRAKKMMASPRLKSFQTEPEKPEVKEKYGKSAFGQGCLVARRLVESGIPFVEVQRGGWDMHENLWQRMPATAGEVDQGVSALIADLKSRGMLEKTLVICMGEFGRTPKINQRTPEVGRDHWARNFNVLLAGGGIAGGQCIGTTSDDGTEIVDRPVDVDDLFQTYCHCLKIDADEEMITPEGRPLRIVDAGSPVKELLIS, from the coding sequence ATGTTTCACCAGAACCTGCTGAGCGTCGGCCTGAACCGCGAAGGCGCCATCACTCGCCGAAGTCTCCTGCAACTCGTCACGGGCGGGGCGGCCGCGTCAGGTAGCATGGCCTTCCTGCAGGCCATCGGCCTCAACGCGGCCGAGATGAAGAAGGAGGGGCGCGCGTGCATCATGATCTTCCTCAACGGAGCTCCCAGCCAGCTCGAGCTGTGGGACCCGAAGCCCGGCACCGATAACGGCGGACCGACCAAATCGATCTCGACCCAGATGCCAGGGGTATCGTTCGCCGAGTACTGGCCGAAGCTCGCCCAGTCGAAAGACGTTTCGCTGATCCGCACGATCGTCGGAAAAGAGGCCGCCCACGAACGGGGCGCTTACCATCTGCGGACCGGACGCCGCCTCACGGGTTCGTCCAACCATCCACATATCGGATCAGTCGCCGCCTGGAAACTGGGCGACCTCGCATCCGACATGCCGAACTTCGTCAGCATCGGCAATACGCCGCATGGCGCCGGCTTTCTCGGAGTGAAGTACGCGCCGTTCATGGTCGGAGCGGCCGGCCGCCTTCCGGACAACATCGTTGCGAGCGTCCCGGCGCCGCGTCTCGACCAGCGGATGAAGCTTCTCTCGCAGCAGGATGCGGAACTCGCCGCCGTGGGAGCCAAGGCGATCGCCAATGAGCACCAGGAGCTGTACCAGCGCGCCAAGAAGATGATGGCGTCGCCCCGCCTGAAATCGTTCCAGACCGAGCCCGAGAAGCCGGAAGTCAAAGAGAAGTACGGCAAGAGCGCATTCGGCCAGGGATGCCTGGTCGCCCGCCGGCTCGTCGAATCGGGGATTCCGTTCGTCGAGGTGCAGCGCGGTGGGTGGGACATGCACGAGAATCTGTGGCAGCGGATGCCGGCGACGGCCGGCGAAGTTGACCAGGGGGTCTCCGCCCTGATCGCCGACCTGAAGTCCCGCGGGATGCTCGAGAAGACACTCGTCATCTGCATGGGTGAATTCGGTCGCACGCCGAAGATCAACCAGCGGACGCCCGAAGTCGGCCGCGACCATTGGGCGAGGAACTTCAACGTGCTGCTGGCCGGCGGCGGAATCGCCGGCGGTCAGTGCATCGGTACGACGAGCGATGACGGAACCGAGATCGTCGATCGCCCCGTCGACGTCGACGACCTGTTCCAGACCTACTGCCACTGCCTGAAGATCGACGCCGACGAGGAAATGATCACGCCCGAAGGCCGCCCGCTGCGGATCGTCGATGCGGGATCGCCGGTGAAAGAACTCCTCATCAGCTAG
- a CDS encoding GNAT family N-acetyltransferase has protein sequence MKIRPYEPSDWRRLCEIHDPARRDELRAFGQPEAFVPLEQAAGNEGLFDSDLFVAEIDGGVEGFVGLKSDEVTWLYVSPARYREGIGRALLRHAIAASGPETRIEVLEGNAAALALYLSEGFVIRERAEGKLVGNESFTGAGFRMVHRKVAPGGEA, from the coding sequence ATGAAGATTCGCCCCTACGAACCTTCCGACTGGCGGCGTCTCTGCGAGATTCATGATCCCGCAAGAAGAGATGAGTTACGGGCTTTTGGCCAGCCGGAAGCCTTTGTCCCGCTCGAGCAGGCGGCCGGAAACGAAGGACTGTTTGATAGCGACCTCTTCGTCGCGGAGATCGATGGCGGCGTCGAGGGTTTTGTGGGGCTGAAGTCCGATGAGGTGACCTGGCTCTATGTATCGCCCGCGAGGTATCGCGAAGGAATCGGGAGAGCGCTCCTGCGTCACGCCATCGCGGCGTCCGGGCCGGAGACGCGAATCGAGGTTCTCGAAGGCAACGCTGCCGCCCTCGCGCTGTACCTGTCCGAGGGGTTTGTGATTCGCGAGCGGGCCGAAGGAAAGCTCGTGGGGAATGAGAGCTTTACCGGCGCCGGCTTTCGCATGGTGCATCGAAAAGTGGCGCCGGGCGGTGAGGCCTGA
- a CDS encoding SgcJ/EcaC family oxidoreductase produces MLPENKVPAHLDEAVCRVLYHRLLDRWNERDGRGMADLFADDGSVVGFDGSQLDGRAAIEAEMLRIFQHHTPAAFVGIVREVRQLTDDVELLRAVAGMVPPGANDINPAVNAIQSLIAVRRDGEWKLALFQNTPAQFHGRPELVESLTADLRSELKTLQRIDDE; encoded by the coding sequence ATGCTCCCTGAAAACAAAGTTCCCGCCCATCTCGATGAAGCCGTGTGCCGCGTGCTTTACCACCGCCTGCTCGATCGCTGGAACGAGCGGGACGGCCGCGGGATGGCCGACCTGTTTGCCGACGACGGCAGCGTCGTCGGATTCGACGGCAGCCAGCTCGACGGCCGGGCGGCGATCGAGGCGGAGATGCTCCGCATCTTCCAGCATCACACGCCGGCCGCATTCGTCGGGATCGTCCGCGAGGTCCGGCAGCTGACGGATGACGTCGAGCTGCTTCGTGCCGTCGCCGGCATGGTCCCCCCGGGGGCAAACGACATCAACCCCGCCGTTAACGCCATCCAGTCGCTCATCGCGGTCCGTCGGGATGGTGAATGGAAGCTGGCGCTTTTTCAAAATACGCCGGCCCAGTTTCATGGCCGTCCGGAACTTGTCGAATCGCTCACGGCAGACCTTCGCAGCGAGCTGAAAACGTTGCAGCGGATCGATGACGAGTGA
- a CDS encoding sulfatase family protein: MTCRLFALAFVLFASVTSAHAAGPNVVLIVCDNLGHGDLGCTGSTLHRTPAVDRMAAEGTRFTSFYVASGVCTPSRAAIMTGCYPRRLNLHVSDRNGAVLQPLATKGLNPAETTIAEVLKSQGYATACIGKWHLGDQPEFLPTRQGFDEFFGIPYSDDMTRDKKPDEWPELPLMRGETVIEAPADRNTLVARCTSEAIAFIEAHRQQPFFVYLPHTMPGSTAHPFASPAFKGKSRNGDYGDSVEELDWSTGEVLAALKRLGLDDRTIVVWTSDNGAPRRNPPQGSNSPFKGYGYDTSEGAMRMPCIIRWPGRVPAGRVSDELWSSLDLLPTLASLATAPGPTNEIDGFDVSGLWTGVTGWESPYDKKGFFYYRMDQLQAVRSGPWKLYLPLEARFANLNRKSSVVPLQLFNVRSDVGELQECSAAHPDVVHWLTALAESMRVEVGDVNRPGRSQRPAGTVPEASPLLPR; the protein is encoded by the coding sequence ATGACTTGTCGATTGTTCGCTTTGGCGTTCGTCCTGTTCGCTTCTGTCACCTCCGCGCACGCCGCCGGTCCGAATGTTGTCCTGATCGTTTGCGACAACCTGGGGCATGGCGACCTGGGCTGCACCGGATCGACGTTGCATCGCACTCCGGCCGTCGACCGGATGGCCGCTGAAGGGACTCGCTTTACCAGCTTTTATGTGGCCAGCGGAGTCTGCACGCCGAGCCGCGCGGCGATCATGACGGGCTGCTATCCGCGGCGACTCAACCTGCACGTCAGTGATCGCAACGGCGCGGTGCTGCAACCTTTGGCTACCAAAGGCCTGAATCCGGCCGAAACGACCATCGCCGAGGTGCTCAAGTCGCAGGGGTATGCGACGGCTTGTATCGGGAAGTGGCACCTGGGGGATCAGCCGGAGTTTCTGCCCACCCGTCAGGGCTTCGACGAGTTCTTCGGTATTCCCTACAGCGACGACATGACACGCGACAAGAAGCCGGACGAATGGCCCGAGCTTCCATTGATGCGAGGCGAAACGGTCATCGAGGCGCCTGCGGACAGGAATACACTCGTCGCCCGGTGCACGTCGGAAGCGATCGCGTTCATCGAGGCACACCGGCAGCAGCCGTTTTTCGTCTACCTGCCCCACACAATGCCCGGTTCGACGGCTCATCCCTTCGCCAGTCCCGCGTTCAAAGGAAAGTCCAGGAACGGCGACTACGGTGACTCCGTCGAAGAATTGGACTGGTCGACGGGCGAAGTCCTCGCGGCTCTGAAGCGGCTCGGCCTGGATGACCGGACGATCGTCGTCTGGACGAGCGATAACGGGGCTCCGCGTCGGAATCCGCCGCAGGGGAGCAATTCGCCATTCAAAGGTTATGGGTACGACACGTCTGAAGGCGCGATGCGGATGCCGTGCATCATCCGCTGGCCGGGACGTGTCCCGGCCGGGCGCGTCAGCGATGAACTCTGGTCGTCGCTCGACCTCCTGCCGACGCTGGCCTCGCTGGCGACGGCGCCCGGTCCGACGAACGAGATTGATGGCTTCGATGTCTCCGGTTTGTGGACCGGAGTCACCGGGTGGGAATCGCCCTACGACAAGAAGGGGTTCTTCTACTACCGGATGGATCAATTGCAGGCGGTTCGGTCGGGTCCCTGGAAGCTCTATCTCCCGCTGGAGGCGCGATTCGCGAACCTGAACCGAAAAAGCAGCGTCGTCCCGCTGCAGCTGTTCAATGTCCGGTCGGACGTCGGAGAACTGCAGGAATGCTCCGCGGCGCACCCTGATGTCGTCCATTGGCTGACCGCTCTGGCGGAGTCGATGCGAGTCGAGGTGGGAGATGTGAACCGGCCGGGGCGATCGCAGCGTCCGGCCGGCACGGTTCCTGAAGCGTCGCCTCTCCTGCCGCGGTGA
- a CDS encoding glutamine--tRNA ligase/YqeY domain fusion protein, whose translation MSTDASESPARPTDFLREIVSADVAAGKNKGRVQTRFPPEPNGYLHIGHAKAICISFGIANEFGGQCNLRMDDTNPAKEDTEYVEAIKDDIRWLGFEWNGEVRYASDYFEQLYQWGELLIEKGLAYVDSQSADEIAAGRGTATEPGKDSPFRDRPKEESLDLFRRMRAGEFPDGAMVLRAKIDMASAHLIMRDPLMFRIRHAEHHRTGDKWCIYPMYDYAHGQSDAIEEVTHSLCSLEFETHKPLYNWFIEKLGIFPSKQYEFAKLNLTHTITSKRKLLELVLGKFVAGWDDPRMPTLRGLRRRGYTPESIRNLCATVGVTRYNGVTDMVVLENSLRDHLNKIAPRRMAVLRPLKVTLTNFPEGEKVELEAINNPEDSSAGSRKVPFSKTLYIERDDFMENPPKQFFRLAPGREVRLRWAYFIKCHDVVKDDAGNVVELLCTYDPETKGGDAPDGRKVKATLHWVSAEHAINAEVRLYDHLSAVPDLSEIPEGQDWKTCLNSKSLEIVEDAKLEPSLAEVPAGERFQFERLGYFCVDPDSTLSMMVFNRSVTLKDEWAKLQKKA comes from the coding sequence ATGTCGACTGACGCTTCGGAATCCCCTGCCCGCCCCACCGACTTTCTGCGCGAAATCGTCTCCGCCGATGTCGCCGCCGGTAAGAACAAGGGTCGCGTCCAGACGCGCTTCCCTCCCGAGCCCAACGGTTATCTTCACATTGGCCACGCCAAGGCCATCTGCATCAGCTTCGGAATTGCCAACGAGTTCGGTGGCCAGTGCAACCTGCGGATGGACGACACCAATCCCGCGAAGGAAGACACCGAGTACGTCGAAGCCATCAAGGACGACATCCGCTGGCTCGGCTTCGAATGGAACGGCGAAGTCCGCTACGCCTCCGACTACTTCGAACAGCTCTACCAATGGGGCGAGCTCCTGATTGAAAAGGGCCTCGCCTACGTCGACTCCCAGTCCGCAGATGAGATCGCCGCCGGCCGCGGAACCGCGACGGAGCCCGGAAAGGACAGCCCTTTCCGCGACCGTCCGAAAGAGGAAAGCCTCGACCTGTTCCGCCGCATGCGGGCCGGCGAGTTTCCCGATGGCGCGATGGTCCTCCGTGCGAAGATCGACATGGCTTCGGCCCACCTCATCATGCGCGATCCGCTGATGTTCCGGATCCGCCACGCCGAGCATCACCGCACCGGCGATAAGTGGTGCATCTACCCGATGTACGACTACGCCCACGGCCAGAGCGACGCGATCGAGGAAGTGACCCACTCCCTCTGTTCGCTCGAATTCGAGACCCACAAGCCTCTCTACAACTGGTTCATCGAGAAGCTCGGAATCTTCCCCTCGAAGCAGTACGAGTTCGCGAAGCTGAACCTCACCCACACGATCACCAGCAAGCGGAAACTGCTCGAGCTGGTTCTCGGAAAGTTCGTTGCCGGGTGGGACGACCCCCGCATGCCGACGCTCCGGGGCCTGCGCCGCCGCGGCTACACTCCCGAGTCGATCCGCAACCTCTGCGCGACCGTCGGCGTGACCCGCTACAACGGCGTCACCGATATGGTCGTCCTCGAGAACTCGCTTCGCGATCACCTGAACAAGATCGCCCCCCGCCGCATGGCGGTCCTGCGGCCGCTCAAGGTCACGCTCACCAATTTCCCGGAGGGAGAAAAGGTCGAGCTCGAGGCGATCAACAATCCGGAAGATTCCTCGGCCGGCTCGCGGAAGGTTCCCTTTTCGAAGACGCTCTACATCGAGCGTGACGACTTCATGGAGAACCCGCCCAAGCAGTTCTTCCGCCTCGCCCCGGGCCGCGAAGTCCGTTTGCGGTGGGCTTACTTCATCAAGTGTCACGACGTCGTGAAGGACGACGCCGGCAACGTCGTCGAGCTGCTGTGCACCTACGACCCCGAAACCAAGGGGGGCGACGCTCCTGATGGACGGAAGGTGAAGGCGACTCTTCACTGGGTTTCGGCCGAGCATGCCATCAACGCCGAAGTCCGACTCTACGACCACCTTTCCGCCGTCCCCGATCTCAGCGAGATTCCCGAGGGCCAGGACTGGAAGACCTGCCTCAATTCGAAGTCACTCGAAATCGTTGAAGACGCCAAGCTTGAACCGTCGCTGGCGGAAGTGCCTGCCGGCGAGCGGTTCCAGTTCGAACGCCTCGGCTACTTCTGCGTCGATCCCGATTCGACCCTCAGCATGATGGTGTTCAACCGCTCGGTTACCCTGAAAGATGAGTGGGCCAAGCTCCAGAAGAAGGCGTAG